A single genomic interval of Lewinellaceae bacterium harbors:
- a CDS encoding response regulator transcription factor → MNRSEIRVYLVDDHQVVLDGLQLLLKSHPEIRVAGTAHNGNELLAQLQVIPEGAADVEYVILMDINMPGMDGLEATRRVKAEYPDVKVLMLTMRDEKRDFNLALAEGANGFLSKSKGKKEIVDAIIRVSRGEFVVFADFDK, encoded by the coding sequence ATGAATAGATCAGAAATTAGAGTCTATCTGGTGGATGACCACCAGGTAGTCCTGGACGGATTGCAACTACTGCTGAAAAGCCACCCGGAAATTCGGGTGGCCGGCACGGCCCACAACGGCAACGAATTGCTGGCGCAATTGCAGGTCATACCGGAGGGTGCCGCCGATGTCGAGTATGTCATCCTGATGGACATCAATATGCCCGGCATGGATGGCCTGGAGGCCACCCGGCGCGTCAAGGCCGAATATCCGGACGTCAAAGTCCTCATGCTCACCATGCGCGATGAGAAACGGGACTTCAACCTGGCCCTGGCCGAAGGAGCCAACGGTTTCCTCTCCAAAAGCAAAGGGAAAAAGGAGATCGTCGACGCCATCATCCGGGTGAGCCGGGGAGAATTCGTGGTGTTCGCCGATTTTGACAAGTAG
- a CDS encoding DUF2911 domain-containing protein — translation MNRPMLSALALLASFLFLSPSGVFGQALSLPEGGVNHKSWAGRRVGVTDVEVRWNAPGVKGREGQIWGTNVAYYGYTVLGFGSNGESPWRAGANESTTISFSTDVSIEGQKLAAGTYGFFIALYPDSCTLIFSKNTAGWGSYFYKPELDVLRVNVRQQKDLPQSRERLEYTFSDQTDRSVVIALEWEHWRIPFKVEVDLTQTALASIQSQMSGALGFDPPSLQAAAQWCLANDLNLDEAVGWINSATDPNLGGSTTFAALSTKAGLLRKKGNAQEADATMETALANASVFEMHGYGRQLIGQKKYKEAFAVFERNFQKNGDTWPTHVGLMRGYSALGDVKNALKHARIALPQAPDDLNKNALEGMIKTLEGGKPLAQ, via the coding sequence ATGAATCGTCCGATGTTGAGTGCCCTGGCACTCCTGGCCAGCTTCTTATTCCTTTCTCCATCCGGTGTTTTCGGCCAGGCGCTGTCGCTGCCTGAAGGCGGCGTCAACCACAAAAGCTGGGCCGGCCGGCGCGTTGGCGTTACCGATGTGGAAGTCCGCTGGAATGCCCCCGGGGTAAAAGGCAGGGAAGGCCAGATTTGGGGGACAAACGTTGCTTATTATGGCTACACGGTGCTAGGTTTTGGCTCCAATGGAGAATCCCCCTGGCGCGCCGGGGCTAACGAAAGCACAACGATCTCGTTTTCGACCGACGTAAGCATCGAAGGCCAAAAACTGGCAGCCGGCACGTACGGCTTCTTTATCGCGCTGTATCCCGATTCGTGCACCCTGATCTTTTCAAAGAACACCGCGGGCTGGGGCAGCTATTTTTACAAACCGGAACTGGACGTGCTGCGGGTTAACGTCCGGCAGCAGAAAGACCTGCCCCAAAGCCGGGAGCGGCTGGAGTATACTTTTTCGGACCAAACGGACCGCTCCGTAGTTATCGCCCTGGAATGGGAGCATTGGCGCATTCCCTTCAAAGTTGAAGTGGACTTGACTCAAACCGCCCTGGCTTCCATTCAGAGCCAGATGAGCGGTGCGCTGGGTTTCGACCCGCCCAGCCTGCAGGCGGCGGCTCAGTGGTGCCTGGCCAACGACTTGAACCTGGATGAAGCCGTGGGTTGGATCAACTCCGCTACCGATCCCAATTTGGGGGGATCTACGACCTTCGCTGCCCTTTCCACCAAGGCAGGGCTGCTGCGCAAGAAGGGTAATGCCCAGGAAGCGGACGCTACCATGGAAACTGCCCTGGCCAATGCCTCGGTATTCGAAATGCACGGTTATGGCCGGCAGTTGATCGGCCAGAAAAAATACAAAGAAGCTTTTGCTGTTTTTGAGCGAAATTTCCAGAAAAACGGCGATACCTGGCCCACTCATGTTGGGTTGATGCGGGGATATTCGGCCCTCGGCGATGTCAAAAACGCGCTGAAGCACGCCAGGATAGCGCTGCCCCAGGCACCTGATGATTTGAATAAAAACGCACTGGAAGGCATGATCAAAACCCTGGAGGGGGGGAAGCCGTTGGCTCAGTAG
- a CDS encoding response regulator transcription factor, translating to MGEQIIRVFIADDHSFIVDVLRAKFSQDKDFEFIGRASDMEELFARLNDNVNVLLLDKIKDEIPEMLVAIEKVQELFPAIKVVLLTGKEDLDFAKQALEKGAKGYLSKSLSMEEVFHGLRKIYAGGIVIDLGKVNPLREDEYLQAKELITPREKQVIALLCRGLRTKKIAELLTQINDKNIEPGTVEVHKRNIREKLKGYGVTNDASLGYWACQHNLLDGIELSSNSDD from the coding sequence ATGGGAGAACAAATTATTCGGGTGTTTATCGCTGATGATCACAGTTTCATCGTCGACGTATTGAGGGCTAAGTTCAGCCAGGATAAGGATTTTGAATTTATAGGCCGGGCTTCTGATATGGAAGAACTCTTCGCGCGCCTCAATGACAATGTCAATGTGCTGCTGTTGGACAAAATAAAGGATGAAATACCGGAAATGCTGGTAGCCATCGAAAAGGTGCAGGAATTGTTTCCGGCGATTAAAGTGGTGTTGCTCACCGGAAAGGAGGATCTGGACTTTGCCAAACAAGCCCTCGAAAAGGGTGCCAAAGGCTACCTTTCCAAATCACTCAGTATGGAAGAGGTATTTCATGGACTGAGGAAGATTTACGCCGGAGGTATCGTCATCGACCTGGGAAAAGTGAACCCTCTTCGGGAAGACGAATACCTACAGGCCAAGGAATTGATTACGCCAAGAGAGAAACAAGTCATCGCTTTATTGTGTAGAGGTCTCAGGACTAAAAAGATCGCTGAACTGCTCACTCAAATCAACGACAAGAATATAGAGCCAGGCACGGTGGAAGTACACAAACGCAACATTAGAGAAAAACTGAAAGGCTATGGCGTAACTAATGACGCTAGCCTGGGGTATTGGGCCTGCCAGCACAATTTGCTGGACGGTATTGAATTGTCTTCGAATTCAGATGATTAA
- a CDS encoding methylenetetrahydrofolate reductase — translation MKVTEYFEKAKGQTLISFEVLPPLKGGSMQAIFDTLDPLMEFKPPFIDVTYHREEFIYKKRSSGYYEKVAIRKRPGTVGICAAIMHRYGVDAVPHLICGGFTQEDTENALIDLSFLDINNVLAIRGDARMFDGKFLAEEGGHAFAIDLVKQVVEMNKGKYLHEDIENGIKTDFCIGVAGYPEKHFESPNIDFDLLQTKAKIDAGADYIVTQMFFDNKKYFDFVDRCRAIGINVPIVPGLKPLTKLYQLNSIPRIFHIDLPDELVKAIQSAKNNESRTEAGIEWSIQQSRELKEAGAPCLHYYTMGDSETIRKIVEAVY, via the coding sequence ATGAAAGTCACCGAATACTTTGAAAAGGCCAAAGGCCAGACCCTCATATCCTTCGAAGTGCTCCCCCCGCTCAAAGGCGGCAGCATGCAGGCCATCTTCGATACACTGGACCCCCTCATGGAGTTCAAGCCTCCGTTTATCGACGTGACCTACCACCGCGAGGAGTTCATTTACAAAAAGCGCTCCAGCGGGTATTACGAGAAAGTGGCCATCCGCAAGCGGCCGGGCACGGTGGGCATCTGCGCCGCCATCATGCACCGTTACGGGGTCGACGCCGTGCCCCACCTCATCTGCGGCGGCTTCACCCAGGAAGACACCGAGAACGCCCTGATCGACCTCAGCTTTCTCGACATCAATAATGTGCTGGCCATCCGGGGCGACGCCCGCATGTTCGACGGAAAATTTTTAGCGGAAGAGGGGGGGCATGCTTTTGCGATCGACCTGGTGAAACAGGTCGTGGAGATGAACAAAGGCAAATACCTGCACGAGGACATAGAAAACGGCATTAAAACGGATTTCTGCATCGGCGTGGCCGGCTACCCGGAAAAGCACTTCGAATCGCCCAACATCGATTTCGACCTGCTGCAAACCAAAGCCAAGATCGACGCCGGGGCCGACTACATCGTCACCCAGATGTTCTTCGACAATAAAAAATACTTCGATTTCGTCGACCGCTGCCGGGCCATCGGCATCAACGTGCCCATCGTGCCGGGCCTGAAACCGCTCACCAAATTGTACCAGCTCAATTCCATCCCCCGCATTTTCCACATCGACCTGCCCGATGAGCTGGTCAAGGCCATACAGTCGGCAAAGAACAACGAGAGCCGCACCGAGGCCGGCATCGAATGGAGCATTCAGCAATCCAGGGAACTGAAGGAGGCCGGGGCGCCTTGCCTGCATTATTACACGATGGGGGATTCGGAGACGATACGGAAGATTGTGGAGGCGGTTTATTAA